In Chryseobacterium oranimense, a single window of DNA contains:
- a CDS encoding T9SS type A sorting domain-containing protein: MKKIYSGACILCTVLGLSAQEVLWQKDIKSSTQDFLSQVTTTIDGQYLITGSSIQSSKLQAEGSKQNGGYDFHLVKLNQQGEEVWEKYISGQNHDYLSGSVATQDGGFLISGTSYSGKGLDKKEDSKGGSDIWIIRLNEFGDELWQKTLGTSSDEEARSVIQTTDLGFFIAGNVQNSSKGYGSKDVLIVRLDKDGKEISQLILGGKGLDEVEKMIPTKDGGALLGVYSRSNTGGSKKTENFGEGDYYIIKLSKEGKVEWEKNYGGKQDDHIRTLTLTSTGYLIGGESRSERSGNKSVGIEEGTDLWLISLNERGEELWQKSYNFGNRDILMGTSVLHSADDKSSKGILLGGYTQAEGKIQTNDETFWMLYLDQDGNEKWRKHVKGESRKREERLSDIKLNRDGSIILAGTSAEELGKENWKIVKLGDKQLDQLIEKQDIKIYPNPVSDYAYVEIGFDFKEADIILYDMGGRQLQSLKTKNKVTKINTQNLIQGAYLVTIKTDTNKTASAKLIKK; this comes from the coding sequence ATGAAGAAAATTTACTCTGGTGCATGTATTCTATGCACGGTTCTAGGGCTTTCTGCCCAGGAAGTATTGTGGCAAAAAGACATAAAGTCTTCCACCCAGGATTTTCTAAGCCAGGTTACCACAACTATTGACGGTCAATATTTAATTACAGGAAGCAGTATTCAAAGCAGTAAGCTTCAGGCAGAAGGCAGTAAGCAGAATGGCGGCTACGATTTCCATTTGGTAAAATTAAACCAGCAGGGAGAAGAAGTCTGGGAAAAATATATCTCAGGTCAAAACCATGATTATCTTTCAGGTTCCGTGGCTACCCAAGATGGAGGCTTTCTGATTTCCGGAACCAGCTATTCCGGTAAAGGTTTGGATAAGAAAGAAGATTCCAAAGGAGGATCTGATATCTGGATTATCAGATTAAATGAATTTGGCGATGAGCTTTGGCAAAAAACATTAGGGACTTCTTCCGATGAGGAAGCCAGATCTGTGATTCAGACTACAGATTTAGGATTTTTTATTGCTGGAAACGTTCAGAACTCATCCAAGGGTTACGGTTCTAAAGATGTTTTAATAGTAAGACTTGATAAAGATGGAAAAGAAATTTCCCAGTTAATTTTAGGAGGAAAAGGATTGGATGAAGTTGAAAAAATGATTCCCACTAAAGATGGAGGGGCCTTGTTAGGAGTCTATTCTAGAAGCAACACAGGAGGTTCTAAGAAAACCGAAAACTTTGGTGAGGGTGATTATTATATTATCAAACTTTCAAAGGAAGGAAAAGTAGAATGGGAAAAGAACTACGGCGGAAAACAAGATGATCATATAAGAACTTTGACACTGACATCTACAGGCTATCTGATAGGCGGAGAATCCAGATCCGAAAGGTCTGGAAACAAATCGGTTGGGATAGAAGAAGGAACCGACTTGTGGCTAATTTCCTTAAACGAAAGAGGCGAAGAATTATGGCAGAAATCGTACAATTTCGGGAACAGGGATATTCTGATGGGAACCAGCGTACTTCATTCAGCGGATGATAAATCTTCCAAAGGAATTCTTTTGGGCGGCTACACCCAGGCAGAAGGAAAGATACAGACTAACGATGAAACCTTCTGGATGCTTTATCTGGATCAGGATGGAAATGAGAAGTGGAGAAAACACGTAAAAGGCGAATCCAGAAAAAGAGAAGAAAGACTTTCAGATATTAAACTAAACAGAGACGGCTCCATTATTTTAGCTGGAACCAGTGCAGAAGAGCTTGGAAAAGAGAACTGGAAGATTGTGAAGCTAGGAGATAAACAGCTTGACCAGCTGATAGAAAAACAAGACATCAAGATTTATCCGAATCCTGTTTCAGATTATGCTTATGTGGAAATAGGCTTTGATTTCAAGGAGGCTGATATTATACTGTATGATATGGGAGGGAGACAGCTTCAGAGCTTAAAGACTAAGAATAAAGTAACGAAGATAAATACCCAGAATCTGATTCAGGGAGCTTATCTGGTGACAATAAAAACGGATACTAATAAAACAGCAAGTGCAAAACTGATTAAAAAATAA
- a CDS encoding RHS repeat-associated core domain-containing protein, whose product MKKILIPIGTLLLSNLVNAQLTPLPNTENYIQAKTYLDYSGTTPTKSSETVQYFDGLGRPKQTVSVKASPLGRDIVIPIEYDQFGRQTKDYLPIPQSGTQNGAIVPNPQGNASSIYGSEKIYAEKVLENSPLDRIQQQIQVGNDWSNKPVTFQYDTNAQYEVYRFTTNTTWANNATVSALTYDFFPPNQLYKTTVTDEDGNITKEYKNGKGQVIMVRKFDGTYYTDTYYAYNEYDQLAFVIPPKAIHQSITDTLLNDLCYQYRYDGKGRLVEKKLPGKGWEYMVYDKSDRLILTQDAVMDSQNKWLMTKYDKFGRVIYTGIVAGGERPAMQDLIKDLVITEYRNTTGFTKNGMNVYYSNDYFPADTQSILSVNYYDTYPSYSFNPTFPTTLIGGEVPLSDDPSTDGRSTKGLPVMSLVKNIENDNWTKNYTYYDKKGRAIGSYSINHLGGYTKTESQLDFSGAAQTVVTKHKRLNTDTERVITENFTYDHQNRLLVHKHQVDSNPEEILAQNTYNELSQLSNKKIGGTVAAPTPLQSIDYTYNIRGWMAKINDPANLGSDLFGYKIKYNQVEGLETPNLDFPDLKVKPRYNGNIAEIDWRASTASNDNLRRYGYVYDGINRLAAGFYQKDTNPSAKEYFEKMDYDLNGNITNLKRSASLGGNTSAALINNMTYAYEGNRLTSVNDIIPNFGGYIGGTIIYDANGNMTDNPDKGMKITYNFLNLPFLYTLGTGRSKSTVSYTYRADGVKLRKIHTPSLGQITTDYLDGFQYVAEPDLCIGCPAPIPILQFVPTSEGYFDFVKNKYIYNYTDHLGNVRLSYTKGISGVEIIEENNYYPFGLKHSDYNILGGNYTYQYKYNGKELQMETGMYDYGARFYMPDLGRWGVVDELAEQYRRFSPYNYAMNNPIRFIDPDGRGTEDFVQRKDGSIYWDKNANNQATTKLGETYLGKNLSFTFNSYIGSNYNGPLGNLPEGDKLTTTINLSASENSAGELTGLSATKTTEIGKTFGLFEGRDFYPGEGGSNNYFTKSGMSINYEQHASVPNSFPAYEEKGLNFMGFKIVDVAQKLNISFDKRSGNLSVDAYTNVFPSATLKLNNTGTTLMNYKQPSFVGTHTAPLKGISNMDPFKEGYGTLRPKPIYDFSYYPSKFYKRN is encoded by the coding sequence ATGAAAAAAATATTAATACCGATAGGAACTTTACTTCTATCAAATTTAGTGAATGCCCAACTGACACCCCTTCCTAATACTGAAAATTACATCCAGGCAAAAACATATCTGGATTATAGCGGAACCACACCGACAAAGTCTTCAGAAACTGTTCAGTATTTTGACGGACTCGGAAGACCTAAGCAAACCGTCAGTGTAAAAGCCTCTCCACTGGGAAGAGACATTGTTATCCCTATAGAATATGATCAATTTGGAAGACAGACTAAAGACTATCTTCCCATTCCCCAATCAGGAACACAAAATGGGGCCATTGTTCCCAATCCACAAGGAAATGCTTCCTCCATATACGGATCAGAAAAGATCTATGCAGAAAAGGTTTTGGAAAATTCGCCACTGGATAGAATCCAACAGCAGATTCAGGTAGGAAATGACTGGTCAAATAAACCTGTAACCTTCCAATATGATACCAATGCTCAGTACGAAGTCTATAGATTTACAACCAATACTACCTGGGCAAACAATGCTACGGTATCAGCTTTGACTTATGACTTTTTCCCACCCAATCAATTGTATAAAACTACGGTAACGGATGAAGATGGCAATATTACCAAAGAATACAAAAATGGGAAGGGTCAGGTAATAATGGTAAGAAAATTTGATGGGACATATTACACTGATACCTATTATGCTTACAATGAATATGATCAGCTTGCATTTGTTATTCCACCCAAAGCAATACATCAATCCATTACGGATACCTTATTAAATGATCTATGCTACCAGTACCGCTACGATGGAAAAGGTAGGCTTGTAGAAAAGAAGCTTCCAGGCAAAGGTTGGGAATATATGGTGTATGATAAATCTGACAGGCTGATTCTTACACAAGATGCTGTAATGGATTCACAAAATAAATGGCTCATGACTAAGTATGATAAATTTGGTAGAGTAATTTATACAGGGATAGTGGCAGGAGGAGAAAGACCTGCTATGCAGGATCTCATTAAAGACCTTGTAATTACTGAATACCGAAATACGACTGGTTTCACTAAAAATGGGATGAATGTTTATTACTCTAATGATTATTTTCCTGCAGACACCCAATCTATTTTAAGTGTCAATTATTACGACACTTACCCTTCATACAGTTTCAATCCCACTTTTCCTACAACACTTATCGGTGGTGAAGTTCCTTTAAGTGATGATCCCTCAACGGATGGAAGGAGCACCAAAGGACTTCCTGTAATGAGTCTGGTAAAGAATATCGAAAATGATAACTGGACCAAGAATTATACCTATTATGATAAAAAAGGTAGAGCAATCGGAAGTTATTCCATCAACCATTTGGGCGGTTATACCAAAACAGAATCCCAGCTTGACTTTTCGGGAGCTGCTCAAACCGTTGTTACCAAACATAAAAGATTAAATACAGATACAGAAAGAGTCATCACAGAAAACTTTACCTATGATCATCAAAACAGGCTGCTGGTACACAAGCACCAGGTAGATAGTAATCCGGAAGAAATCCTGGCTCAGAATACCTACAATGAACTTTCCCAGCTTTCTAATAAAAAAATAGGAGGTACTGTAGCAGCTCCAACTCCTCTTCAAAGTATTGATTATACTTATAATATCAGGGGCTGGATGGCTAAAATCAATGACCCTGCTAATTTGGGCAGCGATTTGTTTGGGTATAAAATCAAATACAATCAGGTTGAAGGACTGGAAACCCCCAATTTAGATTTTCCTGATTTGAAAGTAAAGCCCAGATACAACGGAAATATTGCTGAAATAGATTGGAGAGCCTCTACTGCATCTAACGATAACCTGAGAAGATACGGCTATGTTTATGATGGTATAAACAGGCTGGCAGCAGGCTTTTACCAGAAAGATACGAACCCTTCTGCAAAAGAATATTTTGAGAAAATGGATTATGATCTGAACGGGAACATTACTAACCTGAAAAGGTCTGCCAGTTTGGGAGGAAATACAAGTGCAGCTCTTATCAACAATATGACTTATGCTTATGAGGGGAACAGGCTTACTTCAGTTAATGACATTATACCGAATTTTGGTGGGTATATAGGAGGAACTATTATATATGATGCTAATGGCAATATGACAGATAACCCTGATAAAGGGATGAAAATAACCTATAATTTCTTGAATTTGCCTTTTCTTTATACTTTGGGTACAGGCAGATCAAAATCTACTGTTAGCTATACTTACAGAGCAGACGGTGTTAAGCTTCGAAAAATACATACTCCAAGTTTAGGGCAGATAACAACAGACTATCTTGATGGATTTCAATATGTCGCCGAGCCGGATTTATGCATAGGCTGCCCGGCACCTATTCCTATACTTCAGTTTGTTCCAACCTCAGAAGGTTATTTTGATTTTGTGAAAAATAAGTATATTTACAATTATACAGACCATTTAGGAAATGTAAGACTAAGCTATACGAAAGGAATTTCAGGAGTGGAAATTATTGAGGAAAATAACTATTATCCGTTTGGATTGAAGCATAGTGATTACAATATCCTCGGAGGTAATTATACATATCAATACAAGTACAATGGGAAAGAGTTGCAGATGGAAACAGGAATGTATGATTATGGAGCGAGATTTTATATGCCGGATTTGGGAAGATGGGGAGTTGTTGACGAGCTAGCAGAACAATATCGAAGATTCTCACCATATAACTATGCGATGAATAATCCAATCCGGTTTATTGATCCAGACGGAAGAGGAACAGAAGATTTTGTGCAAAGAAAAGATGGTTCTATTTACTGGGATAAAAACGCCAATAATCAGGCTACAACAAAATTGGGAGAAACATATTTAGGGAAAAACCTTTCTTTTACTTTCAATAGCTACATTGGCAGTAATTATAATGGCCCTTTAGGAAATTTGCCGGAAGGAGATAAATTAACTACTACAATTAATCTTTCCGCCTCGGAAAACAGTGCAGGAGAATTAACAGGATTATCTGCAACTAAAACCACTGAAATTGGTAAAACTTTCGGGTTGTTTGAGGGAAGAGACTTTTATCCAGGAGAAGGCGGAAGTAATAATTATTTCACAAAATCTGGAATGTCCATAAACTACGAGCAACACGCAAGTGTTCCTAATAGTTTTCCGGCTTATGAAGAAAAAGGATTAAATTTTATGGGCTTTAAGATTGTGGATGTTGCACAAAAATTGAACATTAGTTTTGATAAAAGAAGTGGCAATTTATCTGTAGATGCATATACGAATGTATTTCCTTCAGCTACTTTAAAGCTTAATAATACAGGAACAACTTTAATGAATTATAAACAACCTTCTTTTGTTGGTACTCACACTGCACCTCTTAAAGGTATCTCAAATATGGATCCATTTAAAGAAGGCTATGGGACATTAAGACCTAAACCAATATATGATTTTTCATATTATCCATCAAAATTTTATAAAAGAAATTAA
- the ruvC gene encoding crossover junction endodeoxyribonuclease RuvC, whose product MISEKIILGIDPGTAIMGFGIISVTKSKMEMISIHELILKKYPNHETKLKYIFDKTLALIDEYHPDEVALEAPFYGKNVQSMLKLGRAQGVAMAASLYRNIPITEYSPKKIKMAITGNGNASKEQVAGMLQNLLKLKEFPTKYLDASDGLAVAVCHHFNSGTITDTKSYSGWDSFLKQNPGRVK is encoded by the coding sequence ATGATTTCAGAGAAGATAATTTTAGGTATCGATCCCGGAACGGCTATTATGGGCTTCGGTATTATTTCCGTGACGAAAAGTAAAATGGAAATGATTTCCATCCACGAACTGATCCTGAAAAAATATCCCAACCACGAAACAAAGCTTAAATATATCTTTGACAAAACATTGGCATTAATTGATGAGTACCATCCTGATGAAGTAGCTCTGGAAGCTCCCTTTTATGGAAAAAATGTACAGAGTATGCTTAAGCTGGGCCGTGCGCAGGGAGTCGCAATGGCTGCCAGCCTTTACAGAAATATTCCTATCACAGAATACTCACCGAAAAAAATTAAAATGGCCATCACCGGAAACGGGAATGCCAGCAAGGAACAAGTAGCCGGAATGCTTCAAAACCTTTTAAAACTAAAGGAATTTCCTACCAAATATCTGGATGCCTCGGATGGTCTGGCTGTTGCCGTTTGTCATCACTTCAACTCCGGAACTATTACAGATACAAAATCTTATAGCGGATGGGATAGTTTTCTGAAGCAGAATCCGGGGAGGGTGAAGTAA
- a CDS encoding 2'-5' RNA ligase family protein has product MKKMYFIAIYPPQEIIEEIKVFKQDFAMNYGNSMALKNDAHITLLSPFDRELELESDIHTAFQKINTDIPPFEIILNGFGGFPNPNNPVIFVRPEANESLNLLHQKVIQHLSFGKKSFTPHMTVGYRNLTFENYGKAWEVYKNKMYKTKFLVDKILLLRHDGKWVPIAEKHLANPDTGNSLF; this is encoded by the coding sequence ATGAAAAAAATGTATTTTATTGCGATCTATCCTCCACAGGAAATCATCGAAGAGATCAAAGTTTTTAAACAAGACTTTGCCATGAATTATGGAAATTCGATGGCGTTAAAGAATGATGCCCATATTACTTTACTTTCACCTTTTGACAGAGAACTGGAGCTTGAATCCGATATTCACACCGCTTTTCAAAAAATAAATACGGATATTCCTCCTTTTGAAATCATATTGAACGGCTTCGGAGGTTTCCCCAATCCTAATAACCCGGTCATTTTTGTACGTCCTGAAGCTAATGAAAGCTTAAATCTTTTACACCAAAAGGTCATACAGCATTTGAGTTTTGGTAAGAAATCTTTCACCCCTCACATGACAGTAGGCTACAGAAATCTCACTTTTGAAAATTATGGGAAGGCATGGGAAGTATATAAGAACAAAATGTATAAAACTAAATTTTTAGTTGATAAAATCCTACTTCTCCGCCATGATGGAAAATGGGTTCCCATAGCTGAAAAACACTTAGCCAATCCCGATACGGGCAACTCATTATTTTAA
- a CDS encoding serine hydrolase, which translates to MIKNFTFLLLSLFLFSCKTEVSQKPVDKNAVIDSTITAFQKTLLEQQIDSVFKKYNFNGSIAVFKDSLQLYRKENGYSDFKNKVKIDSSTIFAIGSVSKQFTAALILLQMEQGKLNVNDKVSKYLKSFQNKDYENITIHQLLNHTSGLNTFGGKLMFKSGSDFFYSNDGFNALGQIVEAVSGKSYDDNVLELFKKAGMKNSSTGNVFEGKNFASAYLGNAAKFSIVPDMPKRLGGKEIGTPAGGILSTIDDLHTWNNALYGGKILKPETLKQFVSKSSERHHAILGKMGYGYGIMIRIGSPESYFHSGYVKGSPSLNIYYPKTKTSVIILSNIADEEKGKSWAFKPHVEVKKITDNLENTLLQLKAKQ; encoded by the coding sequence GTGATAAAAAATTTCACCTTCCTTTTGCTTTCCTTATTTTTGTTTTCCTGTAAAACTGAAGTTTCCCAAAAGCCGGTTGACAAAAATGCAGTTATAGATTCTACCATTACTGCTTTTCAGAAAACCCTTTTGGAACAGCAGATCGACTCTGTCTTCAAAAAATATAATTTCAACGGAAGTATTGCCGTATTTAAAGATTCCCTGCAGCTATACAGGAAAGAGAACGGCTATTCCGATTTCAAAAACAAAGTTAAGATCGACAGCAGTACAATTTTTGCCATAGGTTCGGTAAGCAAGCAATTTACCGCAGCTCTTATCCTCCTTCAAATGGAACAGGGAAAGCTGAATGTGAACGATAAGGTATCCAAATATCTGAAGTCGTTTCAAAATAAAGACTATGAGAATATCACCATTCATCAGCTTTTAAACCATACTTCAGGATTAAATACTTTTGGAGGAAAGCTGATGTTCAAAAGCGGTTCCGATTTTTTCTATTCCAATGACGGTTTTAATGCATTGGGGCAGATTGTAGAAGCAGTTTCCGGAAAGTCATACGATGACAATGTCCTTGAATTGTTCAAAAAAGCAGGAATGAAAAATTCCTCTACCGGAAATGTTTTTGAAGGTAAAAATTTCGCCAGCGCCTATCTGGGCAATGCTGCAAAATTTTCAATCGTTCCGGATATGCCTAAACGATTGGGCGGAAAAGAAATAGGAACTCCTGCCGGCGGTATTCTTTCCACCATCGATGATCTTCATACCTGGAACAATGCTCTTTACGGAGGAAAAATTTTAAAGCCCGAAACTTTAAAGCAGTTTGTTTCCAAAAGTTCGGAAAGGCATCATGCAATTCTGGGAAAAATGGGTTATGGTTATGGAATTATGATCCGTATCGGAAGTCCTGAAAGCTATTTTCACAGCGGTTATGTAAAGGGTTCTCCTTCTCTGAATATTTACTATCCAAAGACTAAAACATCGGTTATTATTCTATCTAATATTGCCGATGAGGAAAAGGGCAAAAGCTGGGCTTTCAAACCTCATGTGGAAGTTAAAAAGATAACGGATAACCTGGAAAATACCCTGCTGCAGCTTAAAGCAAAACAGTAA
- a CDS encoding pyridoxal-dependent decarboxylase, translating into MKEYLKSDSEQIDHILNIIKQQGTEYLSALAERPTSVNNDLISEQMNLPESGIGTESALKIFNERFEPIMVGSSGPRYLGFVTGGTTPASIAGDWLATVYDQNTQSVKGQGDISAGIEIETIKMLLNLLGLPENFLGGFVTGATMSNFTGLAVARQWIGKELGKDFAKDGISGTVKVLTATPHSSSIKSLSLLGMGSGNIVRIKTAGDNREAICLKDLEDQILQLNGEPFILISSGGTVNTVDFDDFSEIRKLKEKYKFWWHIDAAFGGFAACSDTHKHLVEGWEEADSITVDCHKWLNVPYESAVFFVKEKYRILQVETFQNSNAPYLGDPLDDFGYLNFLPENSRRLKALPAWFSMMAYGRNGYQAIVENNIKLSEQFGQLIERSDAFKLLAPVRLNTACFTLKDDTKQDQVNSFLEALNETGKVFMTPTFYNNHTGIRAAFVNWQTQEKDIELIFDVMNKIAATMG; encoded by the coding sequence ATGAAAGAATATTTGAAAAGCGATTCAGAACAAATTGACCATATCCTGAACATCATAAAACAACAGGGAACCGAATACCTTAGTGCCCTAGCAGAAAGACCTACATCTGTAAACAATGACCTGATTTCAGAACAAATGAATCTTCCGGAGTCAGGGATTGGTACTGAATCAGCTTTAAAAATATTCAATGAGAGATTTGAGCCTATTATGGTAGGGTCGTCAGGACCGAGATATCTGGGCTTCGTAACCGGAGGGACTACCCCGGCTTCCATTGCAGGAGATTGGCTGGCAACAGTTTATGATCAGAATACCCAGTCGGTGAAAGGTCAGGGAGATATTTCTGCCGGTATAGAGATAGAAACCATAAAAATGCTACTGAATCTTCTCGGACTGCCGGAAAACTTCCTGGGAGGCTTTGTAACGGGCGCTACCATGTCCAATTTTACCGGTCTGGCTGTCGCAAGGCAATGGATCGGAAAAGAGCTGGGAAAAGACTTTGCCAAAGACGGAATCTCCGGAACGGTTAAAGTACTAACTGCTACGCCTCATTCGTCGTCCATAAAATCTCTGTCTCTTCTGGGGATGGGGAGCGGCAATATCGTCAGGATAAAAACAGCGGGAGACAATCGGGAAGCCATTTGTCTGAAAGACCTTGAAGATCAGATCCTGCAGTTAAACGGGGAGCCTTTTATTTTAATTTCGAGCGGAGGAACAGTCAATACTGTTGACTTTGACGATTTCTCGGAAATCAGGAAGCTGAAAGAAAAATATAAATTCTGGTGGCATATAGATGCTGCATTCGGTGGTTTTGCAGCCTGTTCAGACACGCATAAACACCTTGTCGAGGGCTGGGAAGAAGCCGACAGTATTACGGTTGACTGCCATAAGTGGCTTAACGTCCCTTATGAAAGTGCAGTGTTTTTTGTAAAAGAAAAGTACAGGATTTTACAGGTAGAAACCTTTCAGAATTCAAATGCGCCTTATTTAGGAGATCCGTTGGATGATTTCGGTTACCTCAATTTTCTTCCGGAAAACTCAAGGAGGTTAAAAGCACTTCCGGCCTGGTTTTCAATGATGGCATATGGGAGAAACGGATATCAGGCTATTGTAGAAAATAATATTAAACTGTCTGAGCAGTTTGGGCAGCTGATCGAAAGAAGTGATGCCTTCAAACTATTAGCTCCGGTAAGATTGAATACCGCATGCTTTACTTTAAAAGATGATACAAAACAGGATCAGGTCAATAGCTTTCTGGAAGCGCTTAATGAGACGGGAAAAGTTTTCATGACCCCTACTTTTTATAATAATCATACAGGAATCAGGGCTGCGTTTGTCAACTGGCAGACTCAGGAAAAGGATATTGAACTGATATTTGATGTCATGAACAAAATAGCAGCAACGATGGGGTAG
- a CDS encoding diphthine--ammonia ligase — protein sequence MKSKAVFNWSSGKDSALALYKIQQENKTEITTLLTSINKEFQRISMHGVHVSLLEKQAESMEIPLIKMELPKEPSMHEYRDIMSKTMTDIQSLGITQSVFGDIFLEDLRLYREDQLTSIGMEAVFPLWKHNTTDLIHEFLALGFKTIVTCVNETYLDKSFAGRIIDRDFINDLPKNVDPCGENGEFHTFTFDGPIFRNPVSFEIGETVKKTYPKPKASPEEEDGEYVFWFCDLILK from the coding sequence ATGAAATCGAAAGCCGTATTCAACTGGAGCAGCGGAAAAGATTCCGCCCTTGCCCTTTATAAAATCCAGCAGGAAAACAAGACTGAAATTACCACTTTGCTGACCAGCATAAATAAAGAGTTTCAGCGGATTTCCATGCATGGTGTTCATGTATCTTTATTGGAAAAGCAGGCTGAAAGTATGGAAATTCCTTTAATTAAGATGGAACTTCCCAAAGAACCGTCTATGCATGAATACCGTGATATCATGAGTAAAACCATGACCGATATTCAGTCTTTGGGAATTACCCAGTCCGTTTTTGGTGATATTTTCCTGGAAGATCTCAGACTATACCGTGAAGACCAGCTGACATCCATCGGAATGGAAGCTGTATTTCCACTTTGGAAACATAATACAACTGACCTTATCCATGAATTCCTGGCACTTGGATTTAAAACTATCGTAACCTGCGTGAATGAAACGTATCTCGATAAAAGTTTTGCAGGAAGAATCATTGATCGGGATTTCATCAATGATCTTCCCAAAAACGTTGACCCATGCGGAGAAAATGGAGAATTTCACACCTTTACTTTTGACGGACCTATTTTTAGAAACCCTGTTTCCTTTGAAATCGGAGAAACTGTAAAGAAAACCTATCCTAAGCCTAAGGCCAGCCCGGAAGAGGAAGATGGCGAATACGTTTTCTGGTTCTGTGATCTGATTCTGAAGTAA